The following proteins come from a genomic window of Mycolicibacterium rufum:
- a CDS encoding ABC transporter permease — protein sequence MTALDTEHPAAVRVDRVPTRPTNLAQQSWIMVKRNMIHTKRMPEMLSDVTAQPIMFVLLFAFVFGASITNTGGASYREFLLPGIQAQTIVFSAFVVASGITADVEKGIIDRFRSLPISRSSVLIGRSIASLLHSSLGVVVMALTGLAIGWRIRGSIAEAVLAFALILVFGFGMIWFGILVGSLMRTVEAVNGVMFTVLFPVTFLANTFVPTEPMPHWLRVIAEWNPVSSLAQAMRELWGNGGPAAHDAQLPLHHPVLSTILWSLALTAIFAPFALAAYRRRTSG from the coding sequence ATGACCGCGCTGGACACCGAACACCCGGCCGCCGTCCGGGTCGACCGGGTGCCGACGCGCCCGACCAATCTGGCCCAGCAGTCGTGGATCATGGTCAAGCGCAACATGATCCACACCAAGCGGATGCCCGAGATGCTCAGCGACGTGACGGCGCAGCCCATCATGTTCGTGCTGTTGTTCGCGTTCGTGTTCGGCGCGTCGATCACCAACACCGGCGGGGCGTCCTACCGCGAGTTCCTGCTGCCCGGCATCCAGGCGCAGACCATCGTGTTCTCGGCGTTCGTCGTCGCGTCGGGCATCACCGCCGACGTCGAGAAGGGCATCATCGACCGGTTCCGGTCGCTGCCGATCTCCCGGTCGTCGGTGCTGATCGGACGCAGCATCGCGAGCCTGCTGCACTCGTCGCTGGGCGTGGTGGTGATGGCGCTGACGGGCCTGGCGATCGGGTGGCGCATCCGCGGCAGCATCGCCGAGGCCGTCCTGGCTTTCGCGCTGATCCTGGTGTTCGGCTTCGGGATGATCTGGTTCGGCATCCTGGTCGGATCGCTGATGCGCACCGTCGAGGCGGTCAACGGTGTGATGTTCACGGTGCTGTTCCCGGTGACGTTCCTGGCCAACACGTTCGTGCCGACCGAGCCGATGCCGCACTGGCTGCGGGTGATCGCGGAGTGGAACCCGGTGTCCTCGCTGGCGCAGGCGATGCGCGAGCTGTGGGGCAACGGCGGTCCGGCAGCCCACGACGCCCAACTGCCGCTGCATCATCCGGTGCTGTCGACCATCCTGTGGTCCTTGGCGCTGACGGCGATCTTCGCCCCGTTCGCGCTGGCCGCCTACCGGCGCCGCACCTCCGGCTAG
- a CDS encoding L-rhamnose mutarotase, translating to MPATARDSEPERVCFLLQLKADRVGDYLEAHTTVWPEMLEALHGAGYRNYSLFLRPEDGLVVGYFETADADATSAAMASNAVNDRWQSTMAEYFVAADHPDRTEQRLTEYFHLTAPEGTSS from the coding sequence ATGCCCGCCACCGCACGCGACAGCGAACCCGAGCGGGTCTGCTTTCTGCTCCAGCTCAAGGCCGATCGCGTCGGCGACTACCTCGAAGCCCACACCACGGTGTGGCCCGAGATGCTCGAGGCGCTGCACGGGGCCGGCTACCGCAACTACTCGTTGTTTCTGCGGCCGGAGGACGGCCTCGTCGTGGGCTACTTCGAGACCGCCGACGCCGACGCCACCTCGGCCGCCATGGCGAGCAACGCCGTCAACGACCGATGGCAGTCGACGATGGCGGAGTACTTCGTCGCCGCGGACCATCCCGACCGGACAGAGCAGCGACTCACCGAATACTTCCACCTCACCGCACCCGAAGGAACGTCGTCATGA